AAATACACAGTTTAAGGGTGTTTCGGTATCAACATACATGATCCGTTCCACCATCATTAGTTTTCTCTCGATCATGATGCTACCTGGTAATCTAATTGTTGTTTGATCTGATGGATGATCTCATCGCGGATGGCCAATGCTTCCGCCTGTGGTAAATAACCCTCACTTCCCATAAAGGAGAAATCCATTTGTCCACGAAAGGTAGAGGTGACCATGGTGGTTGTATTGCCCAAAGGACCAATGACCGAAGGACTGAAGATTGTTTCTAGGCTGAATGCCCGATATTGGTCCGGGATCTGTATGCGTCCCAGATTGGAGAACATACAGTCATTGGATGACTTGCCCCGTTTTAAGAGTCTGGTAAAGTTCTTTAGCGCATCGTGGGCAGATTCCATGACCATCATGGTGATATAAGGATTGAGCTTCGCTGTTTTGCGTTCCACTTCATCCTGCATCAACCGGAGGTTATCCAAAAAGCTCATTTTCTGGTTTGAAGACATGACAATCATTAATCCGAAAGCAAAAATATGGTCATCTTTTATCTGTGGTGCAAAACGCCTGATATCTACTGGACAGGAAACTTTATTGAATGCCGACGAGCCACGTACTTTCCGGAATGCCTCCAATACCGTTGCCCCCAGAAATGTATTGACGGTGACATCCAATGACTTGCAATGAGAAATAAGTTGCTTGCTGGTGGCTTGGTCAAACTTCCAATGAATTAAATAGTCCGTCTGCCGATCGACCGCTTTTCTGCCGACCGGAATACATTTAATAGCTAAAGCTGCTAATCGGCCAATTGTTTTTGCCTTAAATCGCTTCTTACCACTCTTTAAGATATGTTCGGGTACGACATCTTCAATACCAAGGATCGGATTTTCCAGTCCGATTTCTGCGGCCGGATTGTCCAGTACTTTTAGAAATTCATACAATAATGCCATGGCCGAGCCACCATCACATAAGCAATGATGGAAAACAAATAGCATATCTGAGACTTCTTCTCCCTTAATCCAGACAAATCGGATTAAAGGTTTCGTCTGATAATCGAAGGTCGAATGCCATT
The window above is part of the Sphingobacterium sp. ML3W genome. Proteins encoded here:
- a CDS encoding condensation domain-containing protein, with product MKRKLLFGERMLLGDGTEPFNAVIPFRLRGVFSEEDIKYALSRLQEKHPWLQALIQHDEKNTPWFQVPELTVSIPIRLVNRKSEVDWQEESKKEWHSTFDYQTKPLIRFVWIKGEEVSDMLFVFHHCLCDGGSAMALLYEFLKVLDNPAAEIGLENPILGIEDVVPEHILKSGKKRFKAKTIGRLAALAIKCIPVGRKAVDRQTDYLIHWKFDQATSKQLISHCKSLDVTVNTFLGATVLEAFRKVRGSSAFNKVSCPVDIRRFAPQIKDDHIFAFGLMIVMSSNQKMSFLDNLRLMQDEVERKTAKLNPYITMMVMESAHDALKNFTRLLKRGKSSNDCMFSNLGRIQIPDQYRAFSLETIFSPSVIGPLGNTTTMVTSTFRGQMDFSFMGSEGYLPQAEALAIRDEIIHQIKQQLDYQVAS